Proteins encoded by one window of Dietzia sp. B32:
- the rpsQ gene encoding 30S ribosomal protein S17, whose protein sequence is MTESNENAERNSRKVRIGYVVSDKMEKTIVVELEDRVKHPLYGKIMRRTERVKAHDETNTAGVGDRVRIMETRPLSASKRYRLVEVLERAK, encoded by the coding sequence GTGACTGAGTCCAACGAGAACGCCGAGCGCAACAGCCGCAAGGTGCGCATCGGGTACGTCGTGTCCGACAAGATGGAGAAGACCATCGTCGTCGAGCTCGAGGATCGCGTGAAGCACCCGCTGTACGGCAAGATCATGCGTCGTACCGAGCGCGTCAAGGCCCACGACGAGACCAACACCGCCGGTGTCGGGGACCGCGTGCGGATCATGGAGACCCGCCCGCTGTCCGCGTCCAAGCGGTACCGCCTGGTCGAGGTGCTGGAGCGGGCCAAGTAA
- the rpmC gene encoding 50S ribosomal protein L29, with protein MASGTTAPELRELDADALTARLREAKEELFNLRFQMATGQLTNNRRLRVVRHDIARIYTVIRERELGLSAAPGDAK; from the coding sequence ATGGCTAGTGGAACCACCGCCCCCGAGCTGCGTGAGCTCGATGCGGACGCGCTGACCGCGCGCCTGCGCGAGGCCAAGGAGGAGCTGTTCAACCTGCGCTTCCAGATGGCCACCGGGCAGCTGACCAACAACCGTCGCCTGCGTGTCGTTCGCCACGACATCGCTCGCATCTACACCGTCATTCGCGAGCGCGAGCTCGGTCTGTCGGCGGCGCCGGGTGATGCCAAGTGA
- the rplP gene encoding 50S ribosomal protein L16 produces MLIPKRVKHRKQHHPGRKGGAKGGTKVTFGDYGIQALEPAYVTNRQIESARIAINRHIKRGGKVWINIYPDRPLTKKPAEVRMGSGKGSVEWWVANVKPGRILFEMSYPNEETAREALRRAQHKLPCKTRIVTREEQF; encoded by the coding sequence GTGCTTATCCCCAAGCGCGTCAAGCACCGCAAGCAGCACCACCCCGGCCGTAAGGGCGGGGCAAAGGGTGGCACCAAGGTGACCTTCGGTGACTACGGCATCCAGGCCCTCGAGCCGGCCTACGTCACCAACCGTCAGATCGAGTCCGCTCGTATCGCCATCAACCGCCACATCAAGCGTGGCGGCAAGGTGTGGATCAACATCTACCCGGACCGCCCCCTGACCAAGAAGCCCGCCGAGGTTCGGATGGGTTCCGGTAAGGGTTCCGTCGAGTGGTGGGTGGCCAACGTCAAGCCGGGCCGCATCCTGTTCGAGATGTCGTACCCGAACGAGGAGACCGCTCGCGAGGCCCTGCGCCGCGCGCAGCACAAACTCCCGTGCAAGACCCGCATCGTGACCCGGGAGGAGCAGTTCTGA